The Thunnus maccoyii chromosome 9, fThuMac1.1, whole genome shotgun sequence genome includes a region encoding these proteins:
- the dynll1 gene encoding dynein light chain 1, cytoplasmic: MSDRKAVIKNADMSEDMQQDAVECATQALEKYNIEKDIAAYIKKEFDKKYNPTWHCIVGRNFGSYVTHETKHFIYFYLGQVAILLFKSG; this comes from the exons ATGTCTGACAGAAAGGCAGTGATCAAAAATGCTGACATGTCGGAGGACATGCAGCAGGACGCCGTGGAGTGTGCCACACAGGCCCTGGAGAAGTATAACATCGAGAAAGACATCGCTGCATACatcaaaaag GAGTTTGACAAGAAATATAACCCGACCTGGCACTGCATCGTTGGGAGGAACTTTGGCAGCTACGTGACTCATGAGACCAAGCATTTCATCTACTTCTACTTGGGTCAGGTGGCCATTCTGCTGTTTAAGTCCGGCTGA
- the vdac3 gene encoding voltage-dependent anion-selective channel protein 3 isoform X1, protein MAENKVESVVHQDKTGKDKQAENKDQCVTCQHHVPKGHGTMAVPPAYSDLGKSAKDIFNKGYGYGVLKLDVKTKSQSGVMEFSTSGSNNTDTGKSGGHLETKYKVKDLGLNFNQKWNTDNTLTTEVTMEDQLAKGLKLGLVTSFVPNTGKKSAKLKTAYKRDFVNVGCDLDFDMAGPTVHAAAVLGYEGWLAGYQLAFDTAKSKLTQNNFALGYKAGDFQLHTNVNDGTEFGGSIYQKVNSNMETAVHLAWTAGSNNTRFGIGAKYQLDKDASLSAKVNNACLVGVGYTQTLRPGVKLTLSALVDGKNVNGGGHKVGMGFELEA, encoded by the exons ATGGCAGAGAATAAAGTGGAGAGTGTGGTGCATCAGGACAAGACAGGAAAAGACAAGCAGGCAGAGAACAAAGACCAATGTGTGACATGTCAGCACCACGTACCCAAGGGACATG GCACAATGGCCGTCCCTCCTGCATACTCAGACCTGGGAAAATCTGCCAAAGACATCTTCAATAAGGGCTATG GCTACGGAGTTCTGAAGCTGGATGTAAAGACCAAGTCCCAGAGCGGTGTT ATG GAGTTCTCCACCTCCGGCTCcaacaacacagacacaggGAAGTCAGGAGGCCACCTGGAGACCAAGTATAAAGTGAAGGACCTGGGTCTCAATTTCAACCAGAAATGGAACACAGACAACACTCTCACCACAGAAGTCACCATGGAAGACCAG CTGGCTAAAGGTTTGAAGCTTGGCTTGGTCACGTCATTTGTGCCCAACACCGG CAAGAAGAGTGCCAAACTGAAGACCGCCTACAAGCGTGACTTTGTCAACGTGGGCTGCGACCTGGACTTCGACATGGCCGGTCCCACCGTCCACGCGGCTGCTGTGCTGGGTTACGagggctggctggctggctacCAGCTGGCTTTTGACACTGCCAAATCTAAGCTCACCCAGAACAACTTCGCCCTGGGCTACAAGGCTGGTGACTTCCAGCTTCACACCAACGT TAACGACGGCACAGAGTTTGGTGGCTCCATTTACCAAAAGGTGAACAGCAACATGGAGACAGCGGTCCACTTGGCCTGGACAGCCGGAAGCAACAACACACGATTTGGAATTGGAGCCAAATACCAGCTGGATAAGGACGCCTCTCTGTCT GCCAAAGTTAACAACGCCTGCCTCGTTGGAGTTGGATACACACAAACCCTCAGGCCAG GAGTGAAGCTCACTCTCTCAGCTCTGGTTGACGGGAAGAACGTCAACGGCGGCGGACACAAGGTCGGCATGGGTTTCGAGCTGGAGGCATAA
- the enkd1 gene encoding enkurin domain-containing protein 1, with amino-acid sequence METSIETSVDPSVISLRGQNPQLINKTILKLPMCEGPSSISGPIPPDPSLFPQYYKRPASARGRLEGNQDGTLTLLSGPLAPDPVLYPGCYSARTPAHPPRVSPNATHILERAQRGVVGELLKLDGVSITQVPRQKQRVHDFGKENVRRLREIQKRCKEQEAERAQSRPAPVKALWTASKYQNVPSRVMAQLQVSSPSVKPQCQNFLRGHSNSGSPPSQRPHSKASPVTMQRPDSGASTEDQNLQLQIKGQMIDFIKYNARAAGKTQLHRSQSLTNLKDKPVPSAVKGQVPQYLKERKEQWRKEEEERRRNAPDPATPAGHTLMPESERQETLQSLKETHRSLVTELLSLPLKADNLSFRSRRAHLDCRLSEIEEAIKIFSRDKVYIKINS; translated from the exons ATGGAGACGAGTATTGAAACAAGCGTTGATCCGAGCGTCATCAGTCTGCGTGGACAAAATCCTCAACTGATAAACAAGACCATATTAAAG CTTCCGATGTGCGAGGGGCCTTCATCAATATCCGGGCCGATCCCCCCAGATCCTTCTCTGTTTCCTCAGTACTACAAACGACCTGCTTCAG CTCGTGGTCGTTTAGAGGGAAACCAGGATGGGACTTTGACCCTGCTCTCAGGGCCGCTCGCTCCAGATCCTGTGTTGTACCCTGGCTGCTACAGTGCTCGTACCCCAGCACATCCTCCACGTGTCAGCCCTAACGCCACCCATATTCTGGAACGAGCACAGAGAGGAGTTGTGGGGGAATTACTCAAACTAGACGGGGTCTCTATCACACAAGTTCCCAGACAGA AACAGCGAGTACATGACTTTGGTAAAGAGAATGTGCGACGGCTCCGAGAAATCCAGAAACGCTGCAAAGAGCAGGAGGCTGAACGAGCACAGTCCCGTCCTGCTCCAGTCAAAGCTCTTTGGACCGCCTCCAAATACCAGAACGTCCCATCCAGGGTCATGGCCCAGCTACAG GTTTCCAGCCCATCTGTTAAACCACAGTGTCAAAACTTTCTGAGGGGTCACTCAAACAGCGGATCTCCGCCCTCACAAAGACCACACTCAAAAGCTTCTCCTGTGACTATGCAACGCCCCGACTCTGGTGCCTCTACAGAGGACCAGAACTTGCAA TTACAGATTAAAGGCCAGATGATAGACttcataaaatataatgcaCGGGCTGCAGGAAAGACTCAGCTGCATCGGTCCCAGTCCCTTACAAACCTCAAAGATAAGCCGGTGCCCAGTGCAGTCAAAGGACAGGTGCCGCAGTA TCTTAAGGAAAGGAAGGAGCAGTGGCgtaaagaggaagaggagaggaggaggaatgcACCTGATCCTGCCACTCCAGCTGGTCACACCTTGATGCCTGAGAGTGAAAGACAGGAAACACTGCAGTCCCTCAAAGAGA CCCATCGCTCCCTGGTGACAGAGCTGCTGTCGCTCCCGCTCAAAGCCGACAACCTGAGTTTTCGCTCACGTCGGGCTCATCTTGATTGCAGGCTTTCTGAAATCGAGGAGGccattaaaatattttccagGGACAAAGTTTACATAAAAATTAATTCCTAA
- the polb gene encoding DNA polymerase beta: protein MSKRKAPQESLNEGITDFLVELANYEKNVNRAIHKYNAYRKAASTISKYPNKIKNGEEAKKLDGVGAKIAEKIDEFLQTGKLRKLEKIRNDDTSSSINFLTRVTGIGPAAARKFFEEGVKTLEDLKKIEHKLNHHQQIGLRYFEEFEKRIPRAEMEQMETLIIEELKKIDTDYIGTICGSYRRGAASSGDIDILLTHPNYTSQTEKQPKLLHAVVDHLESIGFVTDTLSKGDTKFMGVCQLQQSDEDEEEYLHRRIDIRLIPKDQYYCGVLYFTGSDIFNKNMRTHALEKGFTLNEYTIRPLGVTGMAGEPLLVDSERDIFEYIQYRYREPKDRSE, encoded by the exons ATGAGCAAGAGGAAAGCGCCGCAGGAATCCCTCAATGAGGGAATAACAGACTTTCTTGTCG aGCTGGCCAATTATGAGAAGAATGTCAACAGGGCAATTCACAAGTACAATGCTTACAG GAAAGCAGCATCTACCATTTCCAAGTACCCTAACAAGATTAAAAATGGTGAAGAGGCCAAGAAACTG GATGGCGTTGGAGCTAAAATAGCTGAAAAGATTGATGAGTTCTTACAAACCGGCAAGCTACGGAAGCTGGAAAAA aTTCGAAATGATGACACCAGCTCTTCAATCAATTTCCTCACTAGAGTCACTGGAATTGG CCCTGCTGCTGCCAGGAAGTTTTTTGAAGAAGGGGTGAAGACATTAGAAG atttgAAAAAGATTGAGCACAAGCTAAACCATCATCAACAGATTGGACTCAG GTATTTTGAGGAATTTGAGAAAAGGATTCCACGAGCTGAAATGGAACAGATGGAG ACTCTTATTATTGAAGAGTTGAAGAAGATCGATACAGACTATATTGGAACAATCTGTGGAAGTTACAGGAGAG GTGCAGCATCCAGTGgtgatattgatattttgctGACCCACCCAAACTACACCTCTCAGACTGAGAAACAA CCCAAACTCCTCCACGCCGTGGTCGACCATTTGGAGTCCATTGGGTTTGTGACCGACACTCTGTCCAAAGGAGACACCAAGTTCATG GGAGTCTGCCAACTGCAACAgagtgatgaagatgaggaggaatACCTTCACAGGCGTATTGATATTAG GTTAATTCCCAAGGACCAGTACTACTGTGGCGTGTTGTACTTCACTGGAAGTGAtatcttcaataaaaacatgagaaCTCACGCTCTGGAGAAGGGCTTCACTCTTAATGAGTACACCATACGACCACTTGGGGTCACTG GTATGGCTGGGGAGCCTCTGTTGGTGGATAGCGAGAGAGACATCTTTGAGTACATCCAGTACAGGTACAGGGAGCCAAAGGACCGCAGCGAGTGA
- the vdac3 gene encoding voltage-dependent anion-selective channel protein 3 isoform X2, whose amino-acid sequence MAENKVESVVHQDKTGKDKQAENKDQCVTCQHHVPKGHGTMAVPPAYSDLGKSAKDIFNKGYGYGVLKLDVKTKSQSGVEFSTSGSNNTDTGKSGGHLETKYKVKDLGLNFNQKWNTDNTLTTEVTMEDQLAKGLKLGLVTSFVPNTGKKSAKLKTAYKRDFVNVGCDLDFDMAGPTVHAAAVLGYEGWLAGYQLAFDTAKSKLTQNNFALGYKAGDFQLHTNVNDGTEFGGSIYQKVNSNMETAVHLAWTAGSNNTRFGIGAKYQLDKDASLSAKVNNACLVGVGYTQTLRPGVKLTLSALVDGKNVNGGGHKVGMGFELEA is encoded by the exons ATGGCAGAGAATAAAGTGGAGAGTGTGGTGCATCAGGACAAGACAGGAAAAGACAAGCAGGCAGAGAACAAAGACCAATGTGTGACATGTCAGCACCACGTACCCAAGGGACATG GCACAATGGCCGTCCCTCCTGCATACTCAGACCTGGGAAAATCTGCCAAAGACATCTTCAATAAGGGCTATG GCTACGGAGTTCTGAAGCTGGATGTAAAGACCAAGTCCCAGAGCGGTGTT GAGTTCTCCACCTCCGGCTCcaacaacacagacacaggGAAGTCAGGAGGCCACCTGGAGACCAAGTATAAAGTGAAGGACCTGGGTCTCAATTTCAACCAGAAATGGAACACAGACAACACTCTCACCACAGAAGTCACCATGGAAGACCAG CTGGCTAAAGGTTTGAAGCTTGGCTTGGTCACGTCATTTGTGCCCAACACCGG CAAGAAGAGTGCCAAACTGAAGACCGCCTACAAGCGTGACTTTGTCAACGTGGGCTGCGACCTGGACTTCGACATGGCCGGTCCCACCGTCCACGCGGCTGCTGTGCTGGGTTACGagggctggctggctggctacCAGCTGGCTTTTGACACTGCCAAATCTAAGCTCACCCAGAACAACTTCGCCCTGGGCTACAAGGCTGGTGACTTCCAGCTTCACACCAACGT TAACGACGGCACAGAGTTTGGTGGCTCCATTTACCAAAAGGTGAACAGCAACATGGAGACAGCGGTCCACTTGGCCTGGACAGCCGGAAGCAACAACACACGATTTGGAATTGGAGCCAAATACCAGCTGGATAAGGACGCCTCTCTGTCT GCCAAAGTTAACAACGCCTGCCTCGTTGGAGTTGGATACACACAAACCCTCAGGCCAG GAGTGAAGCTCACTCTCTCAGCTCTGGTTGACGGGAAGAACGTCAACGGCGGCGGACACAAGGTCGGCATGGGTTTCGAGCTGGAGGCATAA
- the vdac3 gene encoding voltage-dependent anion-selective channel protein 3 isoform X3 gives MAVPPAYSDLGKSAKDIFNKGYGYGVLKLDVKTKSQSGVMEFSTSGSNNTDTGKSGGHLETKYKVKDLGLNFNQKWNTDNTLTTEVTMEDQLAKGLKLGLVTSFVPNTGKKSAKLKTAYKRDFVNVGCDLDFDMAGPTVHAAAVLGYEGWLAGYQLAFDTAKSKLTQNNFALGYKAGDFQLHTNVNDGTEFGGSIYQKVNSNMETAVHLAWTAGSNNTRFGIGAKYQLDKDASLSAKVNNACLVGVGYTQTLRPGVKLTLSALVDGKNVNGGGHKVGMGFELEA, from the exons ATGGCCGTCCCTCCTGCATACTCAGACCTGGGAAAATCTGCCAAAGACATCTTCAATAAGGGCTATG GCTACGGAGTTCTGAAGCTGGATGTAAAGACCAAGTCCCAGAGCGGTGTT ATG GAGTTCTCCACCTCCGGCTCcaacaacacagacacaggGAAGTCAGGAGGCCACCTGGAGACCAAGTATAAAGTGAAGGACCTGGGTCTCAATTTCAACCAGAAATGGAACACAGACAACACTCTCACCACAGAAGTCACCATGGAAGACCAG CTGGCTAAAGGTTTGAAGCTTGGCTTGGTCACGTCATTTGTGCCCAACACCGG CAAGAAGAGTGCCAAACTGAAGACCGCCTACAAGCGTGACTTTGTCAACGTGGGCTGCGACCTGGACTTCGACATGGCCGGTCCCACCGTCCACGCGGCTGCTGTGCTGGGTTACGagggctggctggctggctacCAGCTGGCTTTTGACACTGCCAAATCTAAGCTCACCCAGAACAACTTCGCCCTGGGCTACAAGGCTGGTGACTTCCAGCTTCACACCAACGT TAACGACGGCACAGAGTTTGGTGGCTCCATTTACCAAAAGGTGAACAGCAACATGGAGACAGCGGTCCACTTGGCCTGGACAGCCGGAAGCAACAACACACGATTTGGAATTGGAGCCAAATACCAGCTGGATAAGGACGCCTCTCTGTCT GCCAAAGTTAACAACGCCTGCCTCGTTGGAGTTGGATACACACAAACCCTCAGGCCAG GAGTGAAGCTCACTCTCTCAGCTCTGGTTGACGGGAAGAACGTCAACGGCGGCGGACACAAGGTCGGCATGGGTTTCGAGCTGGAGGCATAA